The genomic DNA CCAAGGGCGAGCTCCACTACGTCAATCCGTTCACGCTCCTCGTCGCCGTGGTGCTGTCGGCCCAGGCGACCGACCGCGGCGTCAACCTCGCCACCGGCCCGCTCTTCGCGGTCGCCGACACGCCCGAGAAGATGCTGGCGCTCGGCGAGGACCGGGTCCGCGACTTCGTGCGCACGATCGGGCTGTTCAACACCAAGGCGAAGAACGTCGTCGCCCTCTCGCGCATCCTCGTGGAAACGCACGGCGGCGCGGTCCCGGCGAGCCTGGAGGCCCTGCAGGTCCTGCCCGGGGTCGGTGCCAAGACCGCGAGCGTGGTGCTCAACATCGCCTTCGGGGTTCCGCGGATCGCCGTCGACACCCACATCTTCAGGGTCTCGAACCGGATCCCGCTCTTCGTCGGCGCGACGACCGACAAGGTCCAGGCCGGGCTCGAGGCGATCGTGCCGGATGCCTACCGACTCCACGCTCATCACTGGCTGATTCTCCACGGACGCTACACCTGCAAGGCGCGCAAGCCCGAATGCCCACGCTGCCTCATCGCCGACCTCTGCCGCTACCCGTCCAAGACGATCGATTGACGACCGCACGACGACGGCGAGACGCGCGCGCGACGGGTCGCGGAGGTCGTCCCGGGCACGTCCCGACCGGCCTCCGCAATCCCGCCCTGCGGGCTAACGCGTTGTGCTGGAAGCCCGCTTCCGCTAGTTTGGCGGCCGGTCGCCGGGGCCCTCGGGCAGAGGCCGTCCGGCGGCCCGACCTCGCGTCCGGTCGCCGCGCCGCGGATTCCTCCCCATCGTCGCGCATCAGGAGCCTCGGCCCATGGACTTCCTCAAACCACGGTACACGCCTATGAATCGCCGCCGTCGCATCTACGAGGGCAAGGCGAAGGTCCTCTACGAGGGGCCGGAGCCCGGCACGCTCATCCAGCACTTCAAGGATGACGCGACGGCCTTCAACGCGAAGAAGCACGAGGTCATCGACGGCAAGGGTGTGCTGAACAACCGGATCTCGGAGTTCGTCTTCCAGCACCTCAACGACATCGGCGTGCCGACGCACTTCATCCGCCGGTTGAACATGCGCGAGCAGCTGATCCGCGAAGTCGAGATCATCCCCCTCGAGGTCGTGGTGCGCAACGTCGCGGCCGGGTCGCTGGCGACGCGCCTCGGCCTGGAGGAAGGCACGCAGCTGCCGCGCTCGATCATCGAGTTCTACTACAAGAACGACGCGCTGAACGATCCGATGGTCTCCGAGGAGCACATCACCGCCTTCGGCTGGGCGACGCCCCAGGAGATCGACGACATCATGGCGCTGGCGATCCGCGTCAACGATTTCCTGTCGGGTCTCTTCCTCGGCGTCGGCATCCGGCTGGTCGACTTCAAGATGGAGACCGGCCGTCTCTGGGAGGGCGACATGATGCGGATCGTGGTCGCCGACGAGATCTCCCCGGATTCCTGCCGGCTGTGGGACATCAAGTCCTCCGACAAGCTCGACAAGGACCGGTTCCGCAAGGATC from Methylobacterium oryzae includes the following:
- the nth gene encoding endonuclease III; this translates as MPARKTPPPVTDRAGRAAAGPAETVSGTAPTRRGKGRSGSKAEGASKKASGRASKGASESAVSARLGGPIEPAVTAQVDTAPEAVDAAALAEIFRRFHAAEPEPKGELHYVNPFTLLVAVVLSAQATDRGVNLATGPLFAVADTPEKMLALGEDRVRDFVRTIGLFNTKAKNVVALSRILVETHGGAVPASLEALQVLPGVGAKTASVVLNIAFGVPRIAVDTHIFRVSNRIPLFVGATTDKVQAGLEAIVPDAYRLHAHHWLILHGRYTCKARKPECPRCLIADLCRYPSKTID
- the purC gene encoding phosphoribosylaminoimidazolesuccinocarboxamide synthase, whose amino-acid sequence is MDFLKPRYTPMNRRRRIYEGKAKVLYEGPEPGTLIQHFKDDATAFNAKKHEVIDGKGVLNNRISEFVFQHLNDIGVPTHFIRRLNMREQLIREVEIIPLEVVVRNVAAGSLATRLGLEEGTQLPRSIIEFYYKNDALNDPMVSEEHITAFGWATPQEIDDIMALAIRVNDFLSGLFLGVGIRLVDFKMETGRLWEGDMMRIVVADEISPDSCRLWDIKSSDKLDKDRFRKDLGGLIEAYTEVAKRLGIMSENEKVQGGGPRLVQ